From a region of the Leptospira montravelensis genome:
- a CDS encoding TolC family protein: MKSIISILLLVGPMALFAEGLGFSDLWKRIEENSSARKAKYLEWKAGEIAKDRSDKHWLPRVYTDLRTFQTNDPTLNFMGKLSQRSATDSDFSTASTRYRPGNFLDSNNQAYSTLNPDTMNLFAKDTLNYPGSHTYSRGTLGMDLPLYEGGSGKTLAAMNEKRSTGLKFEWLAVRDREFAQTGFYYRAIQTLNEYKRRLEQIRKIESKFQSNYSLGNKGNPVGYAGYLALKSIKNQIAVLEKQSDLQINDYKETLYVLSDLPPSELEIIESDLNIFLDTHFKRPTSYERSNQMNAQIKYAEGEKLKSDMEMAKFLPKVGAYSEAYGYQGSRNITNAYQAGVYLQMNLYNPKDMGAVEESKLNAEAALKKIEEKTKEEEAHVKSLFQKEISLKENLDLVRETVKFQDEQIVNMQRLFQSGAINAIQFAETLNKSLELSRVLMETEIAVLQVRTETSLFSNKEESNESIGRN; encoded by the coding sequence ATGAAATCAATCATTAGCATTTTGCTTTTGGTCGGTCCAATGGCTCTCTTTGCGGAGGGCCTAGGTTTTAGTGATTTGTGGAAACGAATTGAAGAGAATTCCTCTGCAAGAAAAGCCAAGTATTTGGAATGGAAAGCTGGAGAAATTGCAAAAGATAGATCCGACAAACACTGGTTACCTCGAGTTTATACCGATTTGCGTACCTTCCAAACAAACGATCCCACGCTAAATTTTATGGGAAAACTAAGTCAAAGAAGTGCAACGGATTCCGATTTTTCTACAGCTTCAACAAGATATCGTCCTGGAAATTTTTTAGATTCGAATAACCAAGCTTATTCGACATTAAACCCGGACACAATGAATCTTTTTGCAAAGGATACCCTCAATTATCCAGGAAGCCATACATATTCTCGCGGAACCCTTGGTATGGATTTACCACTGTATGAAGGTGGTTCAGGAAAAACTCTCGCAGCCATGAATGAAAAAAGATCAACAGGCCTTAAGTTTGAGTGGCTTGCTGTCAGGGACCGGGAGTTTGCACAAACTGGTTTTTATTACCGAGCGATCCAAACTTTAAATGAATACAAACGTAGATTGGAACAAATAAGGAAAATTGAATCTAAGTTCCAATCCAATTATTCCCTAGGTAATAAAGGAAATCCTGTTGGATATGCAGGTTATCTTGCATTAAAATCTATAAAAAACCAAATTGCCGTTTTAGAAAAACAATCTGACCTACAAATCAATGATTATAAAGAAACTTTATATGTTCTATCAGACCTCCCTCCATCTGAATTAGAAATTATAGAATCAGATTTGAATATTTTTTTAGATACACACTTCAAACGCCCTACCAGTTACGAAAGATCCAACCAAATGAATGCACAGATCAAATATGCCGAAGGGGAAAAACTTAAAAGCGATATGGAGATGGCCAAATTTTTACCTAAAGTTGGCGCTTATTCGGAAGCTTATGGATACCAAGGGAGTCGTAACATAACAAATGCTTACCAAGCTGGTGTGTATTTACAAATGAATCTTTACAATCCAAAAGATATGGGAGCAGTCGAAGAATCTAAACTTAATGCAGAGGCTGCTTTGAAAAAGATCGAAGAGAAAACTAAGGAAGAAGAAGCACATGTTAAATCTCTTTTTCAAAAAGAAATTTCTCTCAAAGAGAATCTTGATTTAGTAAGAGAAACTGTAAAATTCCAAGACGAACAAATTGTAAATATGCAGAGACTCTTTCAAAGTGGAGCCATCAACGCCATTCAATTTGCAGAAACATTAAATAAATCTCTAGAATTATCCCGAGTGCTTATGGAAACAGAAATTGCTGTTTTACAAGTAAGAACAGAAACATCGTTATTTTCAAATAAGGAAGAATCAAATGAATCCATTGGAAGAAATTAG
- a CDS encoding SAM-dependent methyltransferase, translating to MTPFPFSKSPAYILPQSPPFYLSNFGFWEGESSFHTAGIRFVSEFAKGCQLKPEAKILEIGSGLGGSLLYWSKYYHPKLLSAINLPGEQSDFAEQLFGSNNIDVKPFIKGSWEVLGSIPDSSYDYVFSLDAAYHFKNLTAFYKESYRVLKPGGRFVFTNFQIADNKFKKFVWLYLPFLIPKENLKLNEETILDLKAVGWKQIESKNWTLFVIKGFTNHTTNLPISLKTFAKVLDWFVNYLGLTYYYHVFEK from the coding sequence ATGACACCTTTCCCCTTTTCTAAATCACCAGCGTATATCCTTCCCCAATCCCCCCCTTTTTACCTTTCCAATTTTGGATTTTGGGAAGGAGAATCTTCTTTTCACACAGCAGGAATAAGGTTTGTTTCAGAATTTGCCAAAGGATGCCAGCTAAAACCAGAAGCAAAGATTTTAGAAATTGGTTCTGGGCTTGGAGGAAGTTTATTATACTGGTCCAAATACTATCATCCAAAACTCCTATCCGCAATCAATCTCCCTGGAGAACAATCTGACTTCGCCGAACAACTATTTGGTTCTAATAATATAGATGTAAAACCTTTCATAAAAGGTAGTTGGGAAGTTTTAGGATCTATACCGGATTCTTCTTATGATTATGTATTTTCTTTAGATGCAGCCTATCACTTTAAGAATCTTACCGCATTTTATAAAGAAAGTTATCGGGTCCTAAAACCTGGTGGAAGATTTGTTTTTACAAATTTTCAAATCGCAGATAATAAATTTAAAAAATTCGTATGGCTTTATTTACCTTTTCTTATACCCAAGGAAAATTTAAAATTAAATGAAGAAACTATTTTAGATTTAAAAGCCGTTGGATGGAAACAAATTGAAAGCAAAAACTGGACCTTATTCGTAATCAAAGGTTTTACCAATCATACAACAAATTTACCTATTTCCTTAAAAACATTTGCAAAGGTTTTAGATTGGTTTGTGAATTACCTTGGACTTACTTACTACTATCATGTTTTCGAAAAATAA
- a CDS encoding YgaP-like transmembrane domain, with the protein MFLASTKTWYLERVVYFIAGLFSLVGVSLGTFVSPWWYLLNLLVGVNLVVFSTIGFCPMAILLNKLGFEPKVRD; encoded by the coding sequence ATGTTTCTAGCTTCAACAAAAACTTGGTATTTGGAACGTGTGGTATATTTCATCGCAGGACTTTTCAGTCTCGTGGGTGTTTCACTTGGAACCTTTGTTTCGCCTTGGTGGTATTTATTGAATCTACTTGTGGGTGTGAACTTAGTTGTGTTTTCAACAATTGGTTTTTGTCCAATGGCCATTCTTTTGAACAAACTTGGTTTTGAACCAAAGGTAAGGGACTAA
- a CDS encoding metal-sensitive transcriptional regulator yields MSLSENQTKLIHRINRIQGQLEAIKNTITTEEKDCEKAILLLKAAHQAMKKFGEAYIHEYMDTCFKEKKSTQNIETDVKKAISAAFSL; encoded by the coding sequence ATGAGCCTTTCGGAAAACCAAACTAAACTGATCCACCGTATCAATCGAATCCAGGGACAGCTGGAAGCAATCAAGAATACAATCACAACGGAAGAAAAAGACTGCGAAAAGGCAATTTTACTTTTGAAAGCGGCCCACCAAGCCATGAAAAAGTTTGGAGAGGCTTATATCCATGAATATATGGATACTTGCTTTAAAGAAAAAAAATCCACACAAAACATCGAAACTGATGTAAAAAAAGCAATCTCCGCCGCCTTTTCTCTCTAA
- a CDS encoding FAD-dependent oxidoreductase, with the protein MIAVVGSGITGLTAAWAIGKYKDVTLFEKHPEIGMAAFGAKQMIDGENIEFDIPFRTIKRDYYPTLFQVYDKAGIKTRPVDYSFSVESNGDPIFGFRSHQIFGIPFGIPTMDSFRTGKGRQIFSDLLKFYTNAKEDWKKENPSISILDFLVKYGYSTEFIYEFLLPTFALVNTCKTETVGAYPAETIIGYHSRGYSYTPQETASLGTRDVVNRLTENLKNLNLNAGIQKIYKRNHKTIIRFTNEEKEFDHVILSTQANQAKDLLGEGFDLEKEILNEFRYESSDVVLHTDESYFLNPKVSLIFKIREGFDKPEVTLDLGRIIPELKGKKIFQTWNPHKLPKEVDILKVAKFERPVMDERTAKAIQRISTLHSQTNCNLWLCGSYSLYGIPLLEAGAKSALQVVSQLLNKNIDDLIQN; encoded by the coding sequence GTGATTGCAGTAGTTGGATCTGGAATCACTGGACTGACAGCAGCATGGGCAATTGGAAAGTATAAGGATGTAACTTTATTTGAGAAACATCCGGAGATTGGTATGGCTGCCTTTGGTGCCAAACAGATGATTGATGGGGAAAATATTGAATTTGATATTCCGTTTAGAACCATCAAACGCGACTATTATCCAACACTCTTTCAAGTGTATGATAAGGCCGGAATCAAAACAAGGCCAGTGGATTATTCTTTTTCTGTTGAATCGAATGGAGATCCTATTTTTGGATTTCGTTCTCACCAAATCTTTGGTATTCCTTTTGGAATACCAACAATGGATTCTTTTCGAACAGGGAAAGGAAGGCAAATTTTTTCAGATTTATTGAAGTTTTACACAAACGCTAAAGAAGACTGGAAAAAAGAAAATCCGTCCATTTCCATTTTAGATTTTTTAGTAAAATATGGATACTCCACTGAATTTATTTATGAATTCCTTCTACCAACATTTGCTTTAGTAAATACTTGCAAAACGGAGACAGTCGGTGCGTATCCGGCTGAGACCATTATTGGATACCATTCTCGTGGTTATTCTTATACTCCTCAAGAAACAGCAAGTTTAGGAACAAGGGATGTTGTGAATCGGCTAACAGAGAATTTAAAAAATTTAAACCTAAATGCTGGGATTCAAAAAATTTATAAACGAAATCATAAAACAATCATTCGATTTACCAATGAGGAAAAAGAATTTGATCATGTGATTCTTTCTACTCAAGCGAACCAAGCTAAAGACTTACTTGGTGAAGGATTTGATTTAGAAAAAGAAATTTTAAATGAATTTCGTTATGAATCCAGCGATGTTGTACTGCATACTGATGAATCATATTTTTTAAATCCCAAAGTATCTTTAATTTTTAAAATTAGGGAAGGTTTTGATAAACCTGAGGTAACTTTGGATTTAGGGAGAATCATCCCCGAGTTGAAAGGAAAAAAAATCTTTCAAACTTGGAATCCTCACAAACTGCCTAAAGAGGTTGATATTCTAAAAGTTGCTAAGTTTGAAAGACCCGTAATGGACGAAAGAACCGCAAAGGCCATACAAAGGATTTCAACATTGCATTCTCAAACAAACTGCAATCTTTGGTTGTGTGGATCTTACTCTTTGTATGGAATTCCTCTTTTAGAAGCTGGTGCAAAATCTGCGTTACAGGTTGTTTCTCAATTATTAAACAAAAACATAGATGATTTGATTCAAAACTAA